One window of Halopseudomonas maritima genomic DNA carries:
- the truB gene encoding tRNA pseudouridine(55) synthase TruB, producing the protein MAGAKSKRRAIDGILIFDKPLGMSSNAALQKVRWLFNAAKGGHTGSLDPLATGVLPLCLGEATKFSQYLLDADKAYITEARLGMTTATGDAEGDVLEMKPVSVTLADVEALLPRFTGEIEQVPPMYSALKHEGQPLYKLARAGETIERKARTITISDLKVLGLEGDRLQLEVHCSKGTYIRSLVEDIGAALGCGAHVAALRRIKAGPFDLTQSVTLEALETLHAEGGAEALDHLLLPMDSGLEDWPVLDLTEQTAYYLNHGQAVRVPGSPAFGKVRLRDASGRFLGIGEMTDDARVAPKRLLRFEP; encoded by the coding sequence GTGGCCGGAGCGAAGAGCAAGCGCCGTGCGATTGACGGCATCCTGATTTTCGACAAGCCCCTGGGCATGAGCTCCAACGCGGCCCTGCAAAAGGTGCGCTGGTTGTTCAATGCCGCCAAAGGTGGGCACACCGGTAGTCTTGACCCCCTGGCCACCGGCGTGCTGCCGCTGTGCCTGGGCGAGGCAACCAAGTTCTCCCAATACCTGCTCGATGCCGACAAGGCCTACATCACCGAAGCGCGCCTGGGTATGACCACGGCGACCGGTGATGCCGAGGGCGACGTGCTGGAGATGAAGCCGGTCAGCGTGACGCTAGCCGACGTCGAGGCGCTGTTGCCGCGCTTTACCGGCGAGATCGAGCAGGTGCCGCCGATGTACTCGGCGCTCAAGCACGAAGGTCAGCCGCTGTACAAGCTGGCCCGTGCCGGTGAAACCATCGAGCGCAAGGCACGTACCATCACCATCAGCGATCTGAAGGTGCTTGGGCTTGAAGGCGATCGCCTGCAGCTGGAAGTGCATTGCAGCAAAGGCACCTATATTCGCAGCCTGGTTGAGGATATCGGCGCAGCGCTGGGCTGCGGCGCCCACGTTGCGGCGCTGCGCCGCATCAAGGCCGGGCCCTTTGATCTGACCCAATCGGTTACCCTTGAAGCCCTGGAGACGTTGCACGCCGAGGGCGGCGCCGAAGCGCTGGATCACCTGCTGCTGCCGATGGACAGCGGGCTGGAAGACTGGCCGGTGCTGGATCTTACCGAGCAGACTGCCTACTACCTGAATCACGGCCAGGCCGTACGGGTGCCGGGCAGTCCGGCCTTTGGCAAGGTGCGTTTGCGCGATGCCAGCGGCCGTTTTCTGGGTATTGGCGAGATGACGGATGATGCACGCGTGGCACCGAAGCGCCTGCTGCGTTTCGAGCCCTGA
- the rpsO gene encoding 30S ribosomal protein S15 has translation MSLSVEEKAAIVAEYKRGEGDTGSPEVQVALLTANINKLQGHFKDNKKDHHSRRGLIRMVNQRRKLLDYLKSKDLSRYSALISSLGLRR, from the coding sequence ATGTCACTGAGTGTTGAAGAAAAAGCTGCAATCGTTGCCGAGTACAAGCGCGGTGAGGGTGATACCGGTTCTCCGGAAGTCCAGGTAGCTCTGTTGACTGCAAACATCAACAAGCTGCAAGGCCACTTCAAGGACAACAAGAAGGATCACCACTCCCGTCGTGGTCTGATTCGCATGGTTAACCAGCGCCGCAAGCTGCTGGACTACCTGAAGTCGAAAGACCTGTCTCGTTACAGCGCTTTGATCAGCAGTCTGGGTCTGCGTCGCTAA